CAAGCTCGACGTGCTGATCAACGGCGACAAGGTCGATGCGCTATCGGTGATCGTGCACCGCGACCAAAGCCAGAGCCGCGGCCGCGACTTGGTCGAAAAAATGAAAGATCTGATTCCGAAGCAGATGTACGAAGTTGCGATCCAGGCCGCGATCGGCGCGAAGATCATCGCTCGTTCGACGGTCAAGGCAATGCGCAAGAACGTGACCGCGAAATGCTACGGCGGTGACATCACCCGCAAGAAAAAACTGCTCGAAAAGCAAAAGGCCGGCAAGAAACGGATGAAGCAGGTCGGTAATATCGAAATACCCCAGGAGGCTTTCCTGGCGGTCCTGCAACTGAACAAGGAATGAGCGGTCCCACCATTTTTTAATCATTACTCGACTGGATAGCGATGGACTACGATTTTTCGTTTTTTCTGCTCGTGGCGACGGTGGTCACGGGCGTCATCTGGGGCGGCTACGCCGCCTATTTAAAGAGCAAAGGCCAACCTTACGATGCGGAAAACGAACCCTGGCTGGTCGAATATGCGCATTCCTTTTTCCCGGTCGTGCTGATCGTGTTTCTGCTGCGTTCCTTCATTGCCGAACCGTTCCGGATTCCGTCCGCTTCGATGATGCCGACCTTGCTGATCGGCGATTTCATTCTGGTGAACAAGTTCACGTACGGGATTCGCCTGCCGGTGATCAATAAAAAAGTGGTCGATTTGAACGAACCCCAGCGCGGCGATATCGTGGTGTTCCGCTTTCCGAAAGACCCGACGGTCGATTACATCAAGCGCGTGATCGGTTTGCCGGGAGACAGGATCGGCTATTTCAACAAAACGCTTTTCGTGAACGATATGCCGGTGGCCCAGAAACCTATCGGCACTTATGAAGGCTTTGGGCAGGGTCAGGATATGAGTGGAGCGGTCGAGCTGAACGAGGATTTGACCGGCGTCGAGCATAAAATCCTGGTCCGCCAGGAAGCTCCCTCCGTGGAAGGGGTATTCGTGGTGCCGCCGGGCCATTATTTTGTGATGGGAGACAACCGCGACAACAGCAACGACAGCCGTTACTGGGGCATGGTGCCCGAGCAGAATCTGGTCGGCAAGGCGTTTTTCATCTGGATGAGCTGGGATTGGCAGCATAAAGGCGTCGGTTTCGACCGCATTGGCACGGCGTTAAAATAAACTAGACTTAATGGATTCGTTCATTATCGATCCGGAGCCGTCATGCAAACATTGCCGAAACATCAGCGGGGGCTTACGTTTATTTCGTTGTGCGTTCTGCTCTTTATTTTCGGGTTTTTCGTCTTTCTGATTTTGAAGATCGGGCCGATTTATCTGAATCACAACAAGGTCGCCGGCGTCCTGTCCGCGTTGAAGAAAGACCCCGCATTTCCTAACATGAGCGAATCGGAAATCCGGCGTAGCCTCAGTAACCGTTTCAATATCGGTTATGTCGACTTCATTGACTCGGGGGACATTAAGATCAGCAAAAGCAGCAACTCTGTGAAGGTCGAGATCGAATATGAGGTCGTCGAGCCGATGGCCTACAATCTCAGCGTATTGGTCGAATTTCACGACATGATAGAAGCCGGCGGGGACAGCAACGTGTGATCAGGGATCCGAAGATTTTATCCCGTAACCTGGGATTGACATTCAATAATCCCGAGCTCTTTTCGACCGCGCTGACCCACCGCAGCGCCGGCGCGAAAAATAACGAACGCCTGGAATTTTTGGGCGATTCGATTCTGGGGTTCGTCATTGCGGAGATTTTGTACGAGAAATTTTCCGAGGCGCCCGAAGGCGTGCTGAGCCGGCTTCGGGCCAATCTGGTCAATCAGGCTTCACTGGCCGAGCTGGCGCGCGCGCACCGCTTCGGCGATTATCTGCTGCTGGGATCCGGCGAATTGAAAAGCGGCGGCTTCCGGCGCGAGTCGATTCTGTCCGATGCGCTGGAAGCGGTGATCGGCGCCTTGTTCCTCGACCAGGGCATCGAAGCCTGCAAGCAATGGATCAGACATTTGTTTCAGGAAAAACTGCAGGCCCTGACGCTGGACAATTGGCAGAAAGATCCGAAGACGCAACTGCAGGAACTGATGCAGTCCAAAAGAGTGGAACTACCCGAATATACGCTGCTGACCATGTCCGGTTTGCCGCATCAGCAAACTTTTAAGGTCAGATGCACGATTCCGTTGCTCAAGGATGCCAGTATCGGTACCGGGGTGTCGAGAAAACGGGCGGAACAGGCGGCAGCCGAAAAAATGCTGCAATTGCTGGAGAATAAAGGTCAATGAAATGCGGTTTCGCAGCCCTGATCGGGCGCCCGAATGTCGGCAAGTCGACATTGATGAATCATCTGCTGAAACAAAAGATCAGCATTACCTCGCGCAAGCCGCAAACGACCCGGCACCGGATCGTCGGGATCAATACGACCGAGGCCGGACAGGTCGTTTATCTCGACACGCCCGGCATGCACCAAAGCGACAAGCGTGCCTTGAACCGCTATCTGAACCGGGCCGCCGATACCGCTCTGCTCGGTGTCGACGTGGTGGTCTGGCTGATCGACGGCCTGTCTTTTCATGAGTATGACGAGGTAATTTTCAAAAAACTCGAGCTGGCAGGTTTGCCGGTCATTTTGGCCGTCAACAAGGTCGACCGGATCAAGGACAAGGAGCAGATTCTGGCGTTTTTCGCCGAGGCGCAGCATCGTTTTCCGTTCAAGCATCTGGTGCCGATTTCGGCACTTAAAAACACCCATCTCGACGCGCTCGAAAAAGCGATCTTCGAATTGCTGCCCGAAGGCGGGCTGATCTATCCCGAAGACCAGATTACCGACCGTCCCGAGCGCTTTTTGTGCGCCGAAATCATCCGCGAAAAACTGACGCGCCGGCTCGGCGACGAGTTGCCGTACGCGTTGACCGTCGAAATCGAGCTGTTTCAGGAACAGCCCGGCATCACCAAGATTTATGCGGTGATCTGGGTCGAACGATCGGCGCAGAAAACGATCGTGATCGGCAAGGATGGC
The genomic region above belongs to Methylomicrobium agile and contains:
- the lepB gene encoding signal peptidase I, with amino-acid sequence MDYDFSFFLLVATVVTGVIWGGYAAYLKSKGQPYDAENEPWLVEYAHSFFPVVLIVFLLRSFIAEPFRIPSASMMPTLLIGDFILVNKFTYGIRLPVINKKVVDLNEPQRGDIVVFRFPKDPTVDYIKRVIGLPGDRIGYFNKTLFVNDMPVAQKPIGTYEGFGQGQDMSGAVELNEDLTGVEHKILVRQEAPSVEGVFVVPPGHYFVMGDNRDNSNDSRYWGMVPEQNLVGKAFFIWMSWDWQHKGVGFDRIGTALK
- a CDS encoding DUF4845 domain-containing protein, with product MQTLPKHQRGLTFISLCVLLFIFGFFVFLILKIGPIYLNHNKVAGVLSALKKDPAFPNMSESEIRRSLSNRFNIGYVDFIDSGDIKISKSSNSVKVEIEYEVVEPMAYNLSVLVEFHDMIEAGGDSNV
- the rnc gene encoding ribonuclease III — its product is MIRDPKILSRNLGLTFNNPELFSTALTHRSAGAKNNERLEFLGDSILGFVIAEILYEKFSEAPEGVLSRLRANLVNQASLAELARAHRFGDYLLLGSGELKSGGFRRESILSDALEAVIGALFLDQGIEACKQWIRHLFQEKLQALTLDNWQKDPKTQLQELMQSKRVELPEYTLLTMSGLPHQQTFKVRCTIPLLKDASIGTGVSRKRAEQAAAEKMLQLLENKGQ
- the era gene encoding GTPase Era, which codes for MKCGFAALIGRPNVGKSTLMNHLLKQKISITSRKPQTTRHRIVGINTTEAGQVVYLDTPGMHQSDKRALNRYLNRAADTALLGVDVVVWLIDGLSFHEYDEVIFKKLELAGLPVILAVNKVDRIKDKEQILAFFAEAQHRFPFKHLVPISALKNTHLDALEKAIFELLPEGGLIYPEDQITDRPERFLCAEIIREKLTRRLGDELPYALTVEIELFQEQPGITKIYAVIWVERSAQKTIVIGKDGEMLKKVGTDARLDIEKLLDRKVYLQLWVKVKKGWSDNERALQGLGFND